The nucleotide window ACGACCACCTTCGTGCCGATGCCCGCGAAGTCCCACATCGCCTTGCCGTCTGTTCGGGACTCCCGGATGCCGCCCGTCTTGACCGTGGGGTCGGGCTCGGGGGTCGAGCCGTCGACCGCCGCGCTGAAGCCGATGGGGACGCCGTCGGCCGTGGCGAAGAGGACCACATGCTCGATGGGGGTGCCGTCGGAGCCGGTGATCGCGTTGGCCCGGGACGTGACCGAGTAGGTGGCGGGGGTCGGGTCGACCGTGCTGGGGGTGACCTCGAAGGTGCGGGTGACCTTCTCGTTGGCCCCGACCAGCCAGACGCGGTCCTCGTCGAGGTCGTAGACGACACGCTCGCCGGTGCCCGAGTCGTCGGGCAGGGCCTTGTCGTCCTTGTCCTTGCCCTTGTCCCGCTCGGCGGGAGCCGTGGACTTCTTGGGCTCCGGCGACTTCGAGGCGGACCCCTTGCCCAGGTCGTCCGGCACGTTCGCCGACGCCTGGTAGGCGAGGAAACCGACTGCGGCGATGGCCGCCGCGGTGAGCCCGGCCACGAATCCCGAGCTGCTACTGGCCACCTTCTGTGCCCCACCTCTCGTACCGGCGTACGTACCACCGTTGATACGTACGTCTTCGCTTGTGACGGTAGCAGCAGAGGGGCCGTGTGCCGGGGCGGCCGTGGGCAGGGCCGAAGCGCCGTAGGCTGTTTGCGTGCTCTTGCTCGCTCTGGATACCGCCACCCCCGCCGTCACCGTCGCGCTGCACGACGGCACGGACGTCGTCGCCGCGTCGAGCCAGGTCGACGCGCGTCGCCACGGGGAACTGCTGCTGCCCGCCGTCGACCGGGTCCTCGCCGAGGCGGGCACCCGCCTCGACGCGGTCACCGGCATCGTCGTCGGCGTCGGCCCCGGTCCGTACACCGGGCTGCGCGTCGGCCTGATGACCGCCGACACCTTCGGCCTCGCCCTAGGGGTCCCCGTACACGGCCTGTGCACGCTCGACGGGCTCGCGTACGCGGCCGAAGTCGAGGGCCCCTTCGTCGTGGCGACCGACGCCCGGCGCAAGGAGGTCTACTGGGCGCGCTACGAGGACCCCCGGACCAGAGTCACCGAGCCCGCCGTCGATCGGCCCGCCGAGATCGCCGAGCTCGTGGCCGGGCTGCCCGCCGTCGGCGCGGGCGCGCTGCTCTATCCCGACGCCTTCCCCGACGCCCGCGAGCCCGAGCACGTCTCCGCGGCCGCCCTCGCCTCGCTCGCCGCCGAGCGGCTGGGGAAGGGCGAGGAGCTTCAGGCCCCGCGGCCGCTGTATCTGCGCCGGCCCGACGCCCAGGTCCCCAAGAACTACAAGGTGGTCACCCCCAAGTGACCCCACAGGCATACGTGTTGCGCGAGATGCGCTGGTGGGACATCGATCCCGTCCTCGAACTGGAGAAGGATCTCTTTCCCGAGGACGCCTGGTCTCGGGGCATGTTCTGGTCCGAGCTGGCCCATGCGCGCGGGCCCGAGGCCACCCGGCGGTACGTCGTGGCGGAGACGGGGGAGCGGCTCGTCGGGTACGCGGGGCTGTCCGCCGCGGGCGACCTCGGCGACGTACAGACCATCGCCGTCGCCCGCGAACACTGGGGCACCGGGCTCGGCGGACAGCTGCTCACCGAGCTGCTGCGGGCCGCCACCGCGTTCGAGTGCGCCGAGGTGATGCTCGAATGCCGGGTCGACAACGTCCGCGCCCAGAAGCTGTACGAGCGCTACGGCTTCGAGGCGATCGGCTTCCGCCGCGGCTACTACCAGCCGGGCAACGTGGACGCGCTCGTCATGCGCCTGCACGACCCCTCAACCTCCGTACAAGGAACCGAGATCAATGGCTGACGAACCCCTGGTCCTGGGGATCGAGACCTCCTGCGACGAGACCGGTGTCGGCATCGTGCGCGGTACGACACTGCTGGCCGACGCCATCGCCTCCAGCGTCGACGAGCACGCCCGCTTCGGCGGAGTCGTGCCCGAGGTGGCGTCCCGGGCGCATCTGGAGGCGATGGTCCCGACCATCGACCGCGCGCTGAAGGAAGCGGGGGTGAGCGCCAGGGACCTGGACGGCATCGCCGTCACCGCCGGGCCCGGGCTCGCCGGCGCGCTGCTCGTCGGGGTCTCGGCCGCGAAGGCGTACGCGTACGCGCTGGGCAAGCCGCTGTACGGTGTCAACCACCTCGCGTCCCACATCTGTGTGGACCAGCTGGAGCACGGTGCGCTGCCCGAGCCGACGATGGCACTGCTGGTGTCCGGCGGGCACTCCTCGCTGCTGCTGTCGACGGACATCACGTCCGACGTACGGCCCATGGGGGCGACGATCGACGACGCGGCGGGCGAGGCGTTCGACAAGATCGCGCGCGTGCTCAATCTCGGCTTCCCGGGTGGGCCGGTCATCGACCGGTACGCGAAGGAGGGCGACCCGTCCGCCATCGCCTTCCCACGCGGGCTTACCGGGCCGCGCGACCCCGTGTACGACTTCTCCTTCTCCGGGCTGAAGACCGCCGTGGCCCGTTGGATCGAGGCCAAGCGGGCGGCCGGGGAGGAGGTGCCGGTGCGGGATGTGGCCGCTTCCTTCCAGGAGGCCGTGGTGGATGTGCTCACGCGGAAGGCCGTGCGGGCGTGCAAGGACCAGGGCGTCGACCATCTGATGATCGGCGGGGGTGTCGCCGCCAACTCCCGGCTGCGGGTGTTGGCGCAGGAGCGCTGCGAGGCGGCCGGTATCCGGCTGCGGGTACCGCGCCCCAAGCTGTGCACGGACAACGGGGCGATGGTGGCCGCGCTGGGCGCGGAGATGGTGGCGCGGGGGCGCTCCGCCTCGGACTGGGACCTGTCGGCGGACTCTTCGCTGCCGGTGACCGACCCGCATGTGCCGGGCACCCGGCACGCGCACGGTCATGATCATGTGCACGAGGTGAGCAAGGACAACCTGTACTCGTGACCGTCGCGCTGATGTGGGAGGCCCGGGCGGTCGAGGGGCGGGGCGAGGAGCTGCTGGCCTGGGCGCGGGCACAGGAGCTCGCGGCAGCGCCTCTGCGCCGGGAGACCTTCCGCGCACCGCAGGACCGCGTCCTCGTCGTCACGTGGTGGGACGCGCCGTACGACGCCGAGCTGCCCGAACTCCCCGAGCCGGGCGGCGAGTTGGTCACCCGGGCGGTGCACCGGTGGCGGTTCGAGTCACTGGGCGAGTGACAGGCCCTAGGCGTGGCCTGGGGTCTGCCGGGCGGCCTGGGCCTCGCCGACGCGGTCCAGGACGAGGAAGAAGACCGGGAGGCAGAGCAGCGGGAGGCACAGGACCAGCAGGAACGTGTGCGTCGGCCGGTCGGCGAGGATCATCCAGAAGTCGAGGGCGAACATGACGACCGCGACGGTCCCGCTGGCGAGGGCCGCACGCTGCAACGCCTTGCGCCGTCGCGCCCCGCGCTCGATGCGCTCCTCCACGTCGGGCCGCGTCTCCGGTGACGTGAGCCCGAGCCGTACGGCGGTGGCGTACAGGTCGGCGACCTCGGCGATCAGGTCCGTCAGTTGGTAATCGTCGAGGTGGGGGAGGCGGACCCGGCGGCCGTCGGTGGCGTAGAGATAGCCCGACCAGCGAGGGGTGCTGCCCCTCTTGTTGTCCTCGACCCGGATGCCGTAGATCTCGGACCAGGCCCAGGTACGTGTGCGCAGTGGCCCGCGTACGGTGACCCCGTCGGCCGTGATCGACGTATGCGCGCGCCACTGCTCCAGCGCCACCCGGCCGATGGCGACCAGCCAGACCACCAGGGCCAGCGCGTTCCAGGCCGACGGCCCGAACTCCGTCATCGCGCGCGCCGCGTTGACGCTGACCAGTATGCCCGCGGCCATCAGCACGAGGTACGTGGACGGTACCCCCCGAGTCTTGCGGTACTCCCGCTCGATCCCGTCACTCATTTGGAGCCCCCGTTCGCAGGGCCTCGTTATAGCTCATCACTGTGAACGGCGCGTACTGAGGGGGGAGTACGTGGCTGTTCGGTGGACAGTACGGTGAGCGGACGGTCACTCTGGGTTGATGGTGCACGGTGTTGAGTGGGCGTCACAGGGGCCGGGTGGCGAGCCCGAGTCGTCGGACAGCATGAAGGCGTTCGGGGCGGTGGTGCAGGCGCTGCGGGAGCATGCGGGGCTGAGCCGGGAGGAGTTCGGGGCGCTCGTTCATCTGTCGAAACACTCCGTCGCCTCGATCGAGTTGGGGCGCAGGCTCGCCGACCTGCGGTTCGTGGAGCTGGCGGAGGAAGCCACGGGCAACACGGGGGCCGTTCGGGGTGCGTTCAAGCACATGGCTCGACAGCCGGGGTTGGCGGCGTGGTTCAGGACGTGGGCGCGGCTTGAGCGGGAGGCCGTCCATCTTGCGACGTACGAGTGCCGCATCCTGCCGGGACTGTTGCAGTCGGAGGCGTACGTTCGGGCCGCGTTCTCCAACAACATCCCGCTGGTCGACGAGGAGGAGATGGAGAGTCAGGTGCGTGCGCGGATGGAGCGGCAGCAGCTTCTGCGCGAGCGCCCCGGCACGTCGTTCAGCTTCATCGTCGACGAGGCTGTGCTGCGGAGTCGCCTCGGCGGTCCGGCGGTCATGAGCGACGCGCTCGACCACGTTCTCGCCTGCGTGGAGGCGCGCAATGTGGATGTGCAGATCATGCCGATGGCCTTTCAGGCGCACGCTTGCCTCGCGGGCCCACTCCAGCTCTTGGAGACGGAGGACGGGAGGCGGTACGCGTACGCCGAAGGCCAGCAGCACGGGCGGCTGATCGCGGACGTAAAAGAGGTCGTTACCCTTGGCCAGCGGTATGCAACACTGCGTTCGCAGGCCCTGCCGCCCGAAGACTCCGAGGACCTGCTCAGGCGCATCCGAGGAGCACTATGAGCACCCACCTCACGTGGTTCAAGAGCACGTACAGCAGCCCCCAAGCCGACAGCTGCATCGAAGTCGCCCTCACCCCCGCCACCATCCACATCCGCGACTCCAAAGACACCACCCGCCCCCACCTCGGCCTCGGCCCCTCCGCCTGGGCCGCCTTCGTCTCGTACGCGGCGGCCCAGGCGGACTGAACGTCAGCTCTCCAGGGCCTGGACCTCTGTCTCGCAGTGCAGGCGGCGGTCCGGGCCCACCTCGCGTACCGGGCCCGTCAGTGTCAGCCTCGCCGTATGGCGGATGTCCGTGCTCGACGCTCCCAACCGGAGTTCCAGCGCGCCCGGTTCGACCACACGGCGGCCCTCCCGATCTGTGAAGGACGAGACATCGGGATGGAAGCGGAACGTCACCCGGCGCGACCCACCCGGCTCCAGCTCCAGCCGCTGGTATGCGATCAGGCGGACGTCCGGGCGGGTCACCGAGGCCACCGGGTCGTGCAGGTAGAGCTGGACGACCTCGGCGCCCGACCGCTCACCCGTGTTGCGGACCGTCACCGACACGTCGTACGTACTCGTGCCGTCCGTGGTGATCTCCGCTGCCGGTGTGGCGCCGAAGTCCTCCCACGCGAACGACGTGTACGCGCGGCCGTGCCCGAAGGGATACAGCG belongs to Streptomyces graminofaciens and includes:
- a CDS encoding DUF397 domain-containing protein; the protein is MSTHLTWFKSTYSSPQADSCIEVALTPATIHIRDSKDTTRPHLGLGPSAWAAFVSYAAAQAD
- a CDS encoding helix-turn-helix domain-containing protein; its protein translation is MVHGVEWASQGPGGEPESSDSMKAFGAVVQALREHAGLSREEFGALVHLSKHSVASIELGRRLADLRFVELAEEATGNTGAVRGAFKHMARQPGLAAWFRTWARLEREAVHLATYECRILPGLLQSEAYVRAAFSNNIPLVDEEEMESQVRARMERQQLLRERPGTSFSFIVDEAVLRSRLGGPAVMSDALDHVLACVEARNVDVQIMPMAFQAHACLAGPLQLLETEDGRRYAYAEGQQHGRLIADVKEVVTLGQRYATLRSQALPPEDSEDLLRRIRGAL
- the tsaD gene encoding tRNA (adenosine(37)-N6)-threonylcarbamoyltransferase complex transferase subunit TsaD; the protein is MADEPLVLGIETSCDETGVGIVRGTTLLADAIASSVDEHARFGGVVPEVASRAHLEAMVPTIDRALKEAGVSARDLDGIAVTAGPGLAGALLVGVSAAKAYAYALGKPLYGVNHLASHICVDQLEHGALPEPTMALLVSGGHSSLLLSTDITSDVRPMGATIDDAAGEAFDKIARVLNLGFPGGPVIDRYAKEGDPSAIAFPRGLTGPRDPVYDFSFSGLKTAVARWIEAKRAAGEEVPVRDVAASFQEAVVDVLTRKAVRACKDQGVDHLMIGGGVAANSRLRVLAQERCEAAGIRLRVPRPKLCTDNGAMVAALGAEMVARGRSASDWDLSADSSLPVTDPHVPGTRHAHGHDHVHEVSKDNLYS
- a CDS encoding PH domain-containing protein, which encodes MSDGIEREYRKTRGVPSTYLVLMAAGILVSVNAARAMTEFGPSAWNALALVVWLVAIGRVALEQWRAHTSITADGVTVRGPLRTRTWAWSEIYGIRVEDNKRGSTPRWSGYLYATDGRRVRLPHLDDYQLTDLIAEVADLYATAVRLGLTSPETRPDVEERIERGARRRKALQRAALASGTVAVVMFALDFWMILADRPTHTFLLVLCLPLLCLPVFFLVLDRVGEAQAARQTPGHA
- the tsaB gene encoding tRNA (adenosine(37)-N6)-threonylcarbamoyltransferase complex dimerization subunit type 1 TsaB, giving the protein MLLLALDTATPAVTVALHDGTDVVAASSQVDARRHGELLLPAVDRVLAEAGTRLDAVTGIVVGVGPGPYTGLRVGLMTADTFGLALGVPVHGLCTLDGLAYAAEVEGPFVVATDARRKEVYWARYEDPRTRVTEPAVDRPAEIAELVAGLPAVGAGALLYPDAFPDAREPEHVSAAALASLAAERLGKGEELQAPRPLYLRRPDAQVPKNYKVVTPK
- the rimI gene encoding ribosomal protein S18-alanine N-acetyltransferase gives rise to the protein MRWWDIDPVLELEKDLFPEDAWSRGMFWSELAHARGPEATRRYVVAETGERLVGYAGLSAAGDLGDVQTIAVAREHWGTGLGGQLLTELLRAATAFECAEVMLECRVDNVRAQKLYERYGFEAIGFRRGYYQPGNVDALVMRLHDPSTSVQGTEING